In Bacillus toyonensis BCT-7112, a single window of DNA contains:
- a CDS encoding GNAT family N-acetyltransferase produces the protein MNIEKKKSLTANEIQQMKDLAHICGQYDQIDYSSDLHVNFLTARNKKEINDFLFFDDTQLIGALSMYDFERPTKLELIGFVHPNFRKQHIGTALLQTAMNEIQKRDTDEALLIINGDSSSGKAFANQMKLPYLYSEYNMTCKSNKKRETMKNTIKLSIASSELLPNLIEISSKAFGDSVANTSTWLQKMMKSPSHQVYVALMNEKSIGTITVTHQERSTTLSGFAVHPSYQGKGYGKDILSYMVHTLITEGVSTIELDVETKNNNALQLYTHCGFEIIMKHNYYDLFKKHQ, from the coding sequence ATGAACATTGAAAAAAAGAAATCTTTAACAGCAAACGAAATTCAGCAAATGAAAGATTTAGCTCATATTTGCGGACAATACGATCAAATTGATTACTCATCAGATTTACATGTTAACTTTTTAACTGCTCGTAATAAAAAAGAAATCAATGATTTTCTATTTTTTGATGATACCCAATTAATTGGTGCATTAAGTATGTACGACTTTGAAAGACCGACTAAACTGGAGTTAATAGGATTCGTGCACCCAAACTTTAGAAAACAACATATAGGCACTGCCCTTTTACAAACTGCCATGAACGAAATACAAAAAAGAGACACAGACGAAGCTCTTCTCATCATTAACGGAGATTCCTCGTCTGGGAAAGCATTTGCAAATCAAATGAAATTACCTTATCTATACAGCGAGTATAATATGACGTGTAAATCAAATAAAAAACGAGAAACAATGAAGAATACTATTAAACTTTCCATCGCATCTTCAGAATTACTTCCTAATCTCATAGAAATCTCTAGTAAAGCTTTCGGGGATTCTGTAGCAAATACATCCACATGGTTGCAAAAAATGATGAAGTCACCTTCTCATCAAGTTTACGTTGCTCTTATGAATGAAAAATCAATTGGAACGATTACAGTTACTCACCAAGAGCGATCTACTACACTTTCAGGCTTCGCAGTCCATCCTTCTTATCAAGGTAAAGGATATGGTAAAGATATTCTAAGTTATATGGTACATACCCTCATTACAGAAGGAGTTTCAACGATTGAATTAGACGTCGAAACGAAAAATAACAATGCTTTACAGTTATATACACATTGTGGCTTTGAAATTATAATGAAGCATAATTATTATGACTTGTTCAAAAAACATCAATAG
- the alr gene encoding alanine racemase yields the protein MSLKYGRDTIVEVDLNAVKHNVKEFKKHVNDENIAMMAAVKANGYGHGAVEVAKAAIEAGVNQLAVAFVDEAIELREAGITVPILILGYTSVAAAESAIQYDVMMTVYRIEDLQGINEIAQRLQNKARIQVKIDTGMSRIGLQEEEVKPFLEELNRMEYVEVVGMFTHYSTADEIDKSYTNMQTSLFEKAVNTANELGMQIPYIHSSNSAGSMELSNTFQNMVRVGIGVYGMYPSKEVDHTVVSLQPALSLKSKVAHVKHATKNRGVSYGNTYVTTGEEWIATVPIGYADGYNRQLSNKGYALINGVRVPVIGRVCMDQLMLDVTKAMPVQVGDDVVFYGKQGEEEIAVEEVADMLSTINYEVTCMLDRRIPRVYKENNETTAVVNILRKN from the coding sequence ATGAGTTTGAAATATGGAAGAGATACAATTGTTGAAGTTGACTTAAATGCTGTAAAACATAATGTAAAAGAATTTAAAAAACATGTAAACGATGAAAATATTGCAATGATGGCTGCTGTAAAAGCGAATGGGTATGGCCATGGGGCAGTTGAAGTTGCGAAAGCTGCGATTGAAGCAGGGGTGAACCAGCTTGCAGTTGCATTTGTCGATGAAGCGATCGAATTAAGAGAAGCTGGAATCACTGTACCAATCTTAATATTGGGTTATACATCAGTTGCAGCTGCGGAATCCGCAATTCAATATGACGTTATGATGACAGTCTATAGAATAGAAGATTTACAAGGCATAAATGAAATTGCACAACGTCTTCAAAATAAAGCACGTATTCAAGTGAAAATCGATACAGGAATGAGCCGTATCGGTTTGCAAGAAGAAGAAGTTAAACCATTTTTAGAAGAATTAAACCGTATGGAGTATGTAGAGGTAGTAGGGATGTTTACACATTACTCTACGGCAGATGAAATTGATAAATCGTATACGAATATGCAAACAAGTTTATTTGAGAAAGCTGTAAATACAGCAAATGAATTAGGGATGCAAATACCATACATTCATAGTTCAAATAGTGCAGGGTCAATGGAACTAAGCAATACATTTCAAAATATGGTTCGCGTTGGTATTGGAGTTTACGGCATGTATCCTTCGAAAGAAGTGGATCATACAGTCGTTTCCTTACAGCCTGCATTGTCATTAAAATCAAAAGTAGCTCATGTTAAACATGCGACGAAAAATCGTGGTGTTAGTTATGGAAATACGTATGTAACAACGGGTGAAGAATGGATTGCGACTGTGCCGATTGGTTATGCTGATGGCTATAATCGCCAGTTATCTAATAAAGGGTATGCATTAATTAATGGAGTTCGAGTGCCGGTTATTGGTCGTGTTTGTATGGATCAGCTTATGCTGGACGTTACAAAAGCGATGCCAGTACAAGTAGGGGACGATGTGGTATTTTACGGCAAACAAGGTGAAGAAGAAATTGCTGTAGAAGAAGTAGCGGATATGTTGAGCACAATTAATTATGAAGTTACATGTATGTTAGACAGAAGAATTCCTCGTGTTTATAAAGAAAATAATGAAACGACTGCGGTTGTAAATATATTAAGAAAAAACTGA
- a CDS encoding PLP-dependent aminotransferase family protein: protein MDFTIPLQLESNTPIYLQIYEFIKYEIIQGTISVGTRLPSHRNLASQLNISRITVESAYQQLLAEGYVESKPKRGIFVANVDIDVIPNKKLNMAKEKSNLIEDPFEYDCSQGLIDQTAFPITNWKRALQEAILKYENALFAKEDPQGEFVLREHISTYLYHARGVYSSPDQIVIGAGTQPLLWLLIQLLGPTKEYGIENPGFHRIHAIVKSCNQQIHPIPLDEKGIRISNLYNTNSNVAYVTPSHQFPLGMIMPLSRRLELLKWANDRDGYIIEDDYDGEFRYAGKPIPSLQSLDSNERVIYMGTFSKSFLPSLRMGYVVLPPHLLKTYEALQGIFKQTVSTTQQLAFANFIQSGNWERHINRSRTLYKRKHHTLVKFIVKEMGTNVQILGEQSGLHIVLRIHNNMNEQELIESAKKQSIKLYPLSPYDFVNDLRKESYVLLGFGSIPENKIETVVNLLNEVWFPS from the coding sequence ATGGATTTTACTATCCCATTGCAATTAGAAAGCAATACACCTATTTACTTACAAATTTACGAATTTATAAAATATGAAATTATACAGGGAACTATTTCTGTTGGTACACGTCTTCCCTCACATAGAAACTTAGCGTCACAACTTAATATTAGCCGCATTACTGTTGAATCAGCTTATCAACAATTATTAGCTGAAGGTTATGTAGAAAGTAAACCGAAGCGTGGTATTTTTGTTGCAAATGTCGATATTGACGTTATCCCGAATAAAAAATTAAATATGGCAAAGGAAAAGAGCAATTTAATAGAAGATCCGTTTGAATATGATTGTAGCCAAGGTCTTATTGATCAAACTGCTTTTCCGATTACAAACTGGAAAAGAGCGTTACAAGAAGCAATACTAAAGTACGAAAATGCGTTATTTGCTAAAGAAGACCCACAAGGTGAGTTCGTTCTTCGAGAACATATTTCAACATATTTATATCATGCGCGCGGTGTATATTCTTCACCTGATCAAATTGTGATTGGTGCCGGAACACAGCCACTTCTTTGGCTACTAATTCAACTGCTTGGTCCTACAAAAGAGTACGGCATTGAAAACCCTGGATTTCACCGTATACATGCAATTGTTAAAAGCTGCAATCAACAAATTCATCCCATTCCATTAGACGAAAAAGGGATTCGTATTTCTAACTTATACAATACAAATTCCAATGTCGCATACGTTACGCCATCACATCAATTTCCGCTTGGAATGATTATGCCTTTATCTAGAAGATTGGAATTGTTAAAATGGGCCAATGATCGCGATGGATATATTATTGAAGATGACTATGATGGGGAGTTCCGTTACGCAGGTAAACCAATTCCGTCTTTACAAAGTCTTGACTCAAATGAACGTGTTATTTATATGGGGACTTTCTCAAAATCTTTTTTACCTTCTTTACGAATGGGATATGTTGTTTTACCACCGCATCTTTTAAAAACGTATGAAGCGTTGCAAGGTATTTTTAAACAAACAGTCTCTACTACACAACAACTTGCTTTCGCTAATTTTATACAAAGTGGAAATTGGGAACGTCATATTAACCGCAGTCGTACGTTGTATAAAAGAAAACATCATACATTAGTAAAATTCATTGTGAAAGAAATGGGTACTAATGTTCAAATTCTTGGTGAACAATCAGGTCTTCATATTGTTCTACGTATCCATAACAATATGAATGAACAAGAACTTATTGAATCAGCTAAGAAACAAAGTATTAAGTTATATCCACTTTCTCCCTATGATTTTGTAAATGATTTACGCAAAGAATCTTACGTATTACTCGGTTTCGGTAGTATTCCCGAAAATAAAATTGAAACGGTAGTAAACTTATTGAATGAAGTTTGGTTTCCTAGTTAA
- a CDS encoding macrolide family glycosyltransferase, giving the protein MANVLVINFPGEGHINPTIAVVNELIRRGETVVSYCIEDYKNKVEATGAEFRSFENFLSQINIMERVNEGGSPLTMLSHMIEASERIVTKIVEETKGEKYDYLIYDNHFPVGRIIANILQLQSVSSCTTFAFNQYITFNDEQESSPIDETNPLYQSCVVGMERWKEQYGMKCNSLYDIMNHPGDITIVYTSKEYQPHSDVFDESYKFVGPSIATRKEENSFPIKDLKDEKVIFISMGTVFNEQPALYEKCFEAFKDVEAKVILVVGKKMNISQFENIPNNFKLYNYVPQLEVLQHADVFVTHGGMNSSSEALYYGVPLVVIPITGDQPLVAKRVTEVGAGIRLNRKELTSELLRETVKEVMDDVTFKENSRKVGKSLRNSGGYERAVDEIFKMKMNSYLKLK; this is encoded by the coding sequence ATGGCGAACGTACTCGTAATAAATTTCCCTGGAGAAGGTCATATTAATCCGACGATAGCAGTTGTTAATGAGTTAATTCGACGTGGGGAAACAGTTGTATCATATTGTATTGAAGATTACAAAAACAAGGTTGAAGCAACAGGCGCTGAATTTCGATCATTTGAGAATTTTCTTTCGCAAATTAATATTATGGAACGAGTTAATGAGGGTGGTAGTCCTTTGACGATGCTGTCCCATATGATTGAAGCATCAGAACGTATTGTTACTAAAATTGTAGAAGAAACAAAAGGAGAAAAGTACGATTACTTAATATACGATAATCATTTTCCGGTTGGACGTATTATAGCGAATATTCTACAGTTGCAAAGCGTTTCTTCTTGTACAACCTTTGCTTTTAATCAGTACATTACTTTTAATGATGAGCAAGAATCGAGCCCAATAGATGAGACCAATCCATTATACCAATCTTGTGTAGTGGGAATGGAAAGATGGAAAGAGCAGTATGGAATGAAATGTAATAGTTTGTATGATATTATGAATCATCCTGGCGATATTACGATTGTATACACTTCAAAAGAATATCAGCCACATTCGGATGTATTTGATGAATCGTATAAATTTGTCGGTCCATCAATTGCTACTCGAAAAGAAGAGAACAGTTTTCCTATTAAAGATTTAAAAGATGAAAAAGTGATTTTTATTTCTATGGGAACAGTTTTTAATGAACAACCTGCCCTGTATGAAAAATGTTTTGAAGCGTTTAAAGATGTAGAAGCGAAAGTCATATTAGTTGTTGGTAAGAAAATGAATATAAGTCAATTTGAAAATATTCCGAATAACTTTAAGTTGTATAATTATGTGCCGCAATTAGAAGTATTACAGCATGCTGATGTATTCGTGACACATGGTGGTATGAACAGCTCGAGTGAAGCGTTATATTACGGTGTCCCGTTAGTTGTAATTCCGATAACAGGAGATCAGCCTTTAGTTGCGAAACGAGTGACTGAAGTAGGAGCTGGAATAAGGCTTAATCGTAAAGAATTAACTTCTGAATTGTTACGTGAGACTGTAAAGGAAGTAATGGATGATGTAACGTTTAAGGAAAATAGTCGTAAAGTTGGAAAGTCACTTCGAAATAGTGGTGGGTATGAGAGAGCAGTTGATGAAATATTTAAAATGAAAATGAATTCATATTTAAAGCTTAAATAA
- a CDS encoding YitT family protein, translating to MKRVFEYVLLTIGSIIVAGSLELILAPNGLVDGGVTAIAIMANKVAGLPLYGVFLGLNIPILLFTAKVMGKKFFIRTSYANVVTTLGLIYLKPFPAITTSELLIVLYGGVLFGIGVGIVVKMGGAIDGSEMLAVWMNKHFKVPISTFLLAVNAVIFIFVAILFSIEQAMFSLAIFYIVTKMIDFILDGINQGKSVMIISGKNKEIGDLLMKELQLSVTYLHGEGGFLGEHKRIIYCITNRFIYPKMKDLVLSVDPTAIIEASYSTETTGVKRPGRTARSGD from the coding sequence ATGAAGAGAGTATTTGAATACGTATTATTAACAATTGGCTCCATTATTGTAGCGGGTTCACTAGAGCTTATTTTAGCGCCTAATGGACTAGTAGATGGCGGGGTAACGGCTATTGCTATTATGGCAAATAAAGTTGCAGGATTACCGCTGTATGGCGTGTTTTTAGGACTTAATATTCCTATTTTACTATTTACTGCAAAAGTAATGGGGAAGAAATTTTTTATACGTACATCGTATGCGAATGTCGTTACAACACTCGGATTGATTTATTTAAAACCATTTCCAGCGATTACAACTTCTGAACTATTAATTGTACTTTATGGTGGCGTACTGTTTGGAATTGGTGTAGGGATTGTAGTGAAAATGGGCGGAGCAATAGATGGCTCAGAAATGTTAGCAGTTTGGATGAACAAACACTTTAAGGTACCAATTAGCACATTTTTACTTGCTGTAAATGCAGTTATTTTCATTTTTGTGGCCATTTTATTTTCAATCGAACAAGCGATGTTCTCATTAGCAATTTTCTATATTGTTACGAAGATGATTGATTTCATATTAGATGGCATTAATCAAGGAAAGAGCGTCATGATTATTTCTGGTAAGAATAAAGAAATAGGCGATCTACTTATGAAAGAATTGCAATTATCCGTTACGTATCTACATGGAGAAGGCGGTTTTTTAGGAGAGCATAAGAGAATCATTTATTGTATTACAAACCGTTTCATTTATCCGAAAATGAAAGATCTCGTTCTCTCTGTAGATCCAACTGCTATAATTGAAGCTTCTTATTCAACAGAAACAACTGGTGTTAAGCGTCCGGGAAGGACCGCTCGATCAGGTGATTAA
- a CDS encoding DinB family protein has protein sequence MFVQSALHQLKVAVDTSIQILNQYNESDLKITPIESKRSLFEMCTHLSLICHADLLILNGISEKELHTFYIEQTPETIAQMQQMMIQGYDLLSKTFLSYSNEELAEIMTAYWDIAYSRFEWLLEIVAHFYHHRSQIHILLVEHVKDPCIPLFE, from the coding sequence ATGTTTGTACAATCTGCGTTGCATCAACTAAAAGTTGCTGTTGATACTTCTATCCAAATACTGAATCAATATAATGAAAGTGATTTGAAAATAACACCGATTGAATCAAAGCGGTCATTATTTGAAATGTGTACACATCTTTCCCTTATTTGCCATGCTGATTTACTCATCTTAAATGGTATTTCGGAAAAAGAGTTACATACCTTTTATATAGAACAAACACCCGAAACAATTGCTCAAATGCAACAAATGATGATACAAGGGTACGATTTACTTTCTAAAACTTTTTTATCCTATTCCAATGAAGAATTAGCGGAAATTATGACTGCTTATTGGGATATTGCTTATTCTCGATTCGAATGGTTACTTGAAATCGTCGCTCACTTTTATCATCATCGCAGTCAAATTCACATTTTACTAGTTGAGCATGTTAAAGATCCTTGCATTCCTTTATTTGAATGA